The genomic stretch CGCGCTCGCTCGCCGACCTCGGCTCCACCCTGCGCCTCGAACCGGCCACCCTCAGCCCGCTCGTGAAGCGCCTGGAGGCGAGCGGCCACCTCACGCGTGCTCGTAGCAGCGACGACGAGCGCCGCCTCGACGTCGCGCTGACCCCCTCCGGACGAGCGCTGCGCGAGCGGGCACTGCAGGTCCCCCCGCAGATCGTCGAGCGCCTCGGCGTCCCGCTCGCCGAGCTCACCGCGCTGCGCGACAGCCTCACCCGTGTGATCGGAGCGGCGACCCGAGACGCGCACTGACCCCCGCTTGGGGCGGCCGCGGCGAGCGCCTCACCCGCCGCACATCTCCGCACCGGGAAACTCCCGGTCACAGCGCGAGATCAGCCTCCGCTCGGTCCGCTCCCGGCCGTCGTGACTGCCTCGGTGCAACGGAGTAGTGTCGTCGCTCGTGACACACGAGGGTCCCCCGTCCGCCGCGGACGGATCACCGACCGATGCGACCGAGCTCCGCACCGCGAAGCACTTCTTCATCGGCGAGCCGCTCCCGAGCGACAAGCTCGAGGGACAGCTGCTGCAGAAGCGGCTCGCGCTCCCCATCTTCGCCAGCGACCCGCTCTCCTCCGTGGCCTACGCGCCGCAGGAGCTGCTGATGATCCTGCTGCTCGGCGGGCTTTCCTTCCTCACCTTCGCCCCCTGGGTCGCCGCCTGCGTGGTCGTGCTGCTGGTCGTGGTGGTGCTGAGCTACCGCCAGTTGATCCGGGCCTACCCGTCCGGAGGCGGCGACTACGAGGTCGCCCGCACCAATCTGGGCGAGACGGCGGGCCTCACGGTCGCGTCGGCACTGCTCGTGGACTACGTGCTCACCGTGGCCGTGTCGGTCGCCTCCGGAGTCGACAACATCATCTCGGCGATCCCCGAGCTGGCGCCGTTGCGGGTCGAGCTGGCGATTCTCTTCGTGGTGCTTCTCGCGGCCGTGAACCTCCGCGGCGTCTCGGAGTCGAGCCGCGCTTTCGCGATCCCGACCTACCTGTTCGTCGCGAGCGTCTTCGTGATGGTTGTGGTCGGCCTGGTCCGCACCGTCTTCGGCGACGCCCCGGTGGCGGAGTCGGCGGGCTTCACCGTGCAGGGCGAGCAGCTCACGCAGGCGGCCGTGGTGCTCCTGCTGCTGCGCTCCTTCGCCAGCGGTTGCGCGGCGCTCACCGGTGTCGAGGCGATCTCGAACGGGGTGCCCGCTTTCCGGGTCCCGAAGGTCAAGAACGCGCAGCGCACGCTCGTCGCGATGGGGACGATCGCGATCGTGCTCTTCGTCGGGCTGACCGCGCTCGCACTGCTCTCCAACGTGCACTACGCCGAGAACGCCTGCCACCTCGTCGGCTTCGCCGACTGCGCCACCACTCCGCAACGCTCGGTGATCGCGCAGGTCGCCGCAGCCACTTTCGGCAACAACACGATCCTGTTCTTCATCATCCAGGCGGCGACCGCCGCCGTCCTGCTCCTGGCCGCGAACACCGCCTTCAACGGCTTCCCGCTGCTGGGCTCGGTGCTGGCCCGCGACGGCTATGCGCCCAAGTCGCTGAATACGCGCGGCGACCGGCTGATCTACTCCAACGGCGTGATCATCCTGGCGCTCGTGGCGGCGATCATCCTGCTCGTCTACCAGGCCTCGCTCACGAGCCTCGTGCAGCTCTACATCATCGGCGTCTTCGTGTCGTTCACGCTCGGGCAGTCGGGCATGGTCAAGCACTGGGTGCGGATGATCCGCAACGGCGAGGGCTCGCGCACCGTCTACATGAGCCTGGGCATCAACCTGTTCGGCGCGACTCTGACCTTCGCGGTGCTCGTGGTCGTCACGATCACGAAGTTCACCCACGGGGCCTGGCTCGTCTACCTGGTGATGCCGATCCTCGGATTCCTGATGGCCGGCGTCTACCGCTATTACCGAGACGTCGAGAAGGAGATCGAGGTCGACCCGACCACGACCTTCGGCGCGAACGGCGACCATGCGATCGTCCTCGTGGGCCGGATGAACAAGCCCACCCTGAAAGCGCTCGACTACGCCATCGCGGCGCGGCACGAGACGCTGGAGGCGGTGCACTCCTCCATTGACGACGCGCACACCGCGCAGCTTAAGGCTGACTGGGCTCGGATGGACATCCAGGTGCCGCTGCGCTGCGTGGCCTCGCCCTATCGCGACATCTCCTACCCGCTGATCAAGTACATCAAGGCGCATCGACTCGAGCACGGCTCCGAGATCACCACGGTCTATATGCCGCAATACATCGTCGGGCACTGGTGGGAGGCTTTCCTGCACAACCACAAGTCGCGGCGGATCCGCCAGAAGCTGTTGCTGGTGCACGGAGTGACGGTGGCGCTGGTCCCGTGGCTGCTGGACTCCTCGGAGCTGATCTACGGGCGCCGGTCCCGGCCGATCCCCGGGCAGACGCGCCGAGGCGAGCCGGTGCGTCCGGTGACCCGTCGACCGATCCCGCCCGCGTCATCGCTTCCGCAGGGCGCCGCCGGCGAGGGAGCCCCGCGCATCCCGCAGCGTCCGGCCATGCCGAACCGTCCGCGCTCGAAGCGGCGCTAAGGCCACACCCCCAGGAAACGGGTAGAGGGCCCACGGCGTCAGCCGCGGGCCCCCGATTTCCCCTTTCTGCCTTCCCCCGAAGGCGGCCCGCCCCAACGGGCCATGTCCGACGCTATCGGTGGGCTATGCACCGGCGCATCCTCCTCGCGGCGGATGCCTGTGATCCCTTCAGGGGACCGCGCCTACCTCAGCCGACGGTGCCGCGGCCGGTCGACCACCACACCGCAGCGACCGCGACCGCCGACCACCGCGCCGATCCCCGAGGCCGATCAGCCCGAGCGCGCCGCTCTCGTACTGCGCCCACCCGTAGCCGGGAAAGGGCCCGAGCTCCAGCACCGGATCGCCGAGACGAAGCGACCGCCTCGGTGGGTGAAACCGTCCCCCATCACATCGCTGGCGGCTCCGATGACGACTCCGGCAGTCGAATACCCGAGCGAGCGGATCCCCGCTGCGAGACATCCGCTTGCTCGGACGCCCCTCCAGACGCTTTCGACGCCGGCCTGCTTCGTCCGGCACATCCGCACTCCCGGGAAGGCCGACAAAGCTTGTCGTGCAGCTATCTGCACACCCCGGCGAAAGCCGAGGACTTTCACCTGAGCGGCCATTCAGATGAGTGCTTCTCTCCTGACAGGACAGAAGCACTCCACGTCCGCGACAATCTACCGCGTTAGGTCCATCCCACGGCGAGGAAAGCCCGGTTAGGGCGATACTGATCACCTGGACGTGAAGGGCCCGTAATGGTGGAACGTATCGCCAGAACAGTTCACGGTTCTCTCCCTCGGCCCGCTCGTCTCGCGGGTGCTCGGCGCGGGACTATCGTCCGCGACGACGGTTCGAGGCCGGGCCGCGAGGGCCTCCGTTCGCGAAGCAGGCCTTCTCCGCTCTCGTCCCACTCCGCACCGGTGCCGACGAGCCCGCCTCCCCCGCCAGTCGGAGCGGCACGATCGAGGAGCCCGAAGAACGACAACCGTAGAATTGCACGATGGTCCGGGCTCGGCTGCGGCGGATCGGAGCGGAAGTGCGGAAGGCGTTCGCGATCCTCCGTCTGGCCCTCGCCGCGCTGGGCGCGAGCGCCCTCGTCGGTGACTTCCTCTACACGCTGGGTTTCCGCGCGTTCCAGATCGACAACTTCTTCGCCTACTTCACGACGCAGTCCAACATGGCCGCAGTCGTCGTGCTGACCCTGTCCGGCCTGGCTGCCTTCTCGCGCGAGCGGGAACCGAGCTGGCTCAGCACACTGCGGGCCCTCGTGCTCACCTACATGGTCGTGTCGGGGATCGTCTTCGGCCTGATCGCGGTCGAGGCGAACAACCGCGGCGTCCGCGTCGATGTGCCCTGGTCGAGCGCCCTGCTGCACTTCGTGATCCCGACGCTCGCGATCCTCGACTGGATCCTCGACCCCGTCCGCCGCCCGGTCGCGTGGCGGGGAGCACTGACCGTCCTCGGATTCCCGATCGTCTGGGGCGTGCTCACACTGGCCCGCGGCGCGCTGGTCGGCTGGTACCCCTACTTCTTCCTCGACCCCGCGCAGGTCGACGGGCCCGTGATCTTCGTGCTCTACGACGTCGTCGTGCTGGGCCTGATCTCGGGCATCGCCGGGGTCGTCCTCGCCCTCAGCCGGGTGCGCCCGCTCGGCGCCGCGCCCGGGTCGGTGTGGTGGGGAGCGTTCGCGAGGCTCCGGGGGCACGCAGACTGAGACCGTGCGGGCAAGGAGCACGCCGGCCGGGAATACCTCAGCCGGGAACGACGGCGAACGGCTCGAGCGCCGTCCGCGCGAGGGTAACCAGCTCGTCGTCGCTGAGCTCCTGGAGCGACCGAGCCTGATCCGCTCCGACCAGGCCGACGGGTACCGCCTCGCCAGTCGAAGGCTGAAGGTTCAGCCATTCGGTGATCCCCGCCTCGGAGCCGACGAGCGACCAGCGCACCGCCGCGTCCCAGAACGCGGTCTCGAAGCGCAGCCAGAGCGTCTCGACGATTCCCGAGCCGAGGGCGGCGACGGCCGCGCGTTGCGCGAACGGGAGCGGCGGATGCGCTGGATGCGTCATCCAGCCCGTACCAGGACGAGAGCTCCTCGGGAGCCGCACCGGTGCGCAGCGCGGTCGTGTCGGCGAGGCGAGCCGCCACGCGGGCAGGGTCGCCGTCGCCGGAGCCCGGCTCGGCCTCGGCGGGGTCGGCTGCTCCGGAGCTGGCGAACGACTCGGCGAGGGAGAGGTCCTCCGGCTGCTCAGCTCCCCACTCGAGTGCACGGCTCAGCGCGTCCGCGCCGGTCGTGCCAGTGTCCAGGGGCGAGCCGT from Rathayibacter rathayi encodes the following:
- a CDS encoding APC family permease, with product MTHEGPPSAADGSPTDATELRTAKHFFIGEPLPSDKLEGQLLQKRLALPIFASDPLSSVAYAPQELLMILLLGGLSFLTFAPWVAACVVVLLVVVVLSYRQLIRAYPSGGGDYEVARTNLGETAGLTVASALLVDYVLTVAVSVASGVDNIISAIPELAPLRVELAILFVVLLAAVNLRGVSESSRAFAIPTYLFVASVFVMVVVGLVRTVFGDAPVAESAGFTVQGEQLTQAAVVLLLLRSFASGCAALTGVEAISNGVPAFRVPKVKNAQRTLVAMGTIAIVLFVGLTALALLSNVHYAENACHLVGFADCATTPQRSVIAQVAAATFGNNTILFFIIQAATAAVLLLAANTAFNGFPLLGSVLARDGYAPKSLNTRGDRLIYSNGVIILALVAAIILLVYQASLTSLVQLYIIGVFVSFTLGQSGMVKHWVRMIRNGEGSRTVYMSLGINLFGATLTFAVLVVVTITKFTHGAWLVYLVMPILGFLMAGVYRYYRDVEKEIEVDPTTTFGANGDHAIVLVGRMNKPTLKALDYAIAARHETLEAVHSSIDDAHTAQLKADWARMDIQVPLRCVASPYRDISYPLIKYIKAHRLEHGSEITTVYMPQYIVGHWWEAFLHNHKSRRIRQKLLLVHGVTVALVPWLLDSSELIYGRRSRPIPGQTRRGEPVRPVTRRPIPPASSLPQGAAGEGAPRIPQRPAMPNRPRSKRR
- a CDS encoding Pr6Pr family membrane protein, with the protein product MVRARLRRIGAEVRKAFAILRLALAALGASALVGDFLYTLGFRAFQIDNFFAYFTTQSNMAAVVVLTLSGLAAFSREREPSWLSTLRALVLTYMVVSGIVFGLIAVEANNRGVRVDVPWSSALLHFVIPTLAILDWILDPVRRPVAWRGALTVLGFPIVWGVLTLARGALVGWYPYFFLDPAQVDGPVIFVLYDVVVLGLISGIAGVVLALSRVRPLGAAPGSVWWGAFARLRGHAD
- a CDS encoding FAD-dependent oxidoreductase, which gives rise to MTHPAHPPLPFAQRAAVAALGSGIVETLWLRFETAFWDAAVRWSLVGSEAGITEWLNLQPSTGEAVPVGLVGADQARSLQELSDDELVTLARTALEPFAVVPG
- a CDS encoding MarR family winged helix-turn-helix transcriptional regulator, with translation MEPDPLALENQVCFSLAVAARTVIGLYRPVLEPLGLTHPQYLVMLALWERSPRSLADLGSTLRLEPATLSPLVKRLEASGHLTRARSSDDERRLDVALTPSGRALRERALQVPPQIVERLGVPLAELTALRDSLTRVIGAATRDAH